In Streptomyces chartreusis, the following proteins share a genomic window:
- the murJ gene encoding murein biosynthesis integral membrane protein MurJ, which produces MNAPYDGDRGQAAGSSGHPEGPPPEPGQVPPQQPADMYLQDAYDQDPYRGQELSAQDPVAEALYDRAAHPPPPPGTYQPQQPLYSQPPQSPYAPDPNVWAQTPAPEPEGPTQYLPYGDDPRTTQYVGVDDLVSNSAGEQQEHDAFAHLFRDQQQGGHPQYQAQPTVPAPSPAPAAGLTPPVGPTPTAGAETASPEPAPAPAPTGKKGGRAGGLLKSSAVMAAGTMVSRLTGFVRSMLIVSALGLGLLGDSFQVAYQLPTMIYILTVGGGLNSVFVPQLVRAMKDDEDGGEAYANRLLTLVMVALAALTALAMYAAPLLVSALSTKVASDPAANDVAVTFTRYFLPSIFFMGVHVVMGQILNARGRFGAMMWTPVLNNIVIIVTLGMFLWVYGTAEHSGMSVTSIPPEGQRLLGIGVLLGLVVQSLAMIPYLRETGFRLRLRFDWRGHGLGKAAVLAKWTILFVLANQAGALVVTQLSTAAGFASDEDGTGFAAYANAQLIWGLPQAIITVSLMAALLPRISRSAAEDDPGAVRDDISQGLRTTAVAIVPLAFGFVALGIPMCTLMFGSSGTSEATNMGYMLMAFGLGLIPYSVQYVVLRAFYAYEDTRTPFYNTVIVAACNAGASVLCFLVLPARWAVVGMAASYGLAYAIGVGVAWSRLRKRLGGDLDGTRVMRTYTRLCIASVPAALLSGLACYGVTLTLGQGALGSLAALLAGGAVLLGTFFVAARRMRIDELNSLVGMVRGRLGR; this is translated from the coding sequence ATGAACGCGCCGTACGACGGTGACCGCGGCCAGGCCGCGGGCAGCTCGGGGCACCCCGAGGGCCCGCCGCCCGAGCCCGGCCAGGTGCCGCCGCAGCAGCCCGCGGACATGTACCTCCAGGACGCCTACGACCAGGACCCCTACCGGGGCCAGGAGCTCTCCGCCCAGGACCCGGTCGCCGAGGCGCTGTACGACCGCGCCGCGCACCCGCCGCCCCCGCCGGGCACGTACCAGCCTCAGCAGCCCCTCTACTCCCAGCCGCCCCAGTCGCCGTACGCCCCCGACCCCAACGTGTGGGCCCAGACCCCGGCGCCCGAGCCGGAGGGTCCTACCCAGTACCTGCCGTACGGTGACGACCCCCGTACGACCCAGTACGTGGGCGTCGACGACCTCGTCTCGAACTCCGCCGGGGAACAGCAGGAGCACGACGCCTTCGCGCACCTCTTCCGCGACCAGCAGCAGGGCGGCCACCCGCAGTACCAGGCACAGCCCACGGTCCCGGCACCGTCCCCCGCGCCCGCCGCGGGCCTCACGCCGCCCGTGGGCCCCACGCCGACCGCGGGGGCCGAGACGGCCTCGCCGGAGCCCGCGCCTGCCCCCGCCCCCACCGGGAAGAAGGGCGGCCGGGCCGGCGGTCTGCTGAAGTCGAGCGCCGTGATGGCCGCGGGGACGATGGTCTCCCGGCTCACCGGGTTCGTCCGGTCCATGCTGATCGTCTCGGCACTGGGCCTCGGCCTGCTCGGCGACTCCTTCCAGGTCGCCTACCAGCTGCCGACGATGATCTACATCCTGACCGTCGGCGGCGGCCTCAACTCCGTCTTCGTGCCGCAGCTCGTGCGCGCCATGAAGGACGACGAGGACGGCGGCGAGGCCTACGCGAACCGTCTGCTGACGCTGGTGATGGTGGCGCTCGCCGCCCTGACCGCGCTCGCGATGTACGCCGCCCCGCTGCTCGTCAGCGCGCTGTCCACCAAGGTCGCCAGCGACCCCGCCGCCAACGACGTCGCGGTCACCTTCACCCGTTACTTCCTGCCCTCGATCTTCTTCATGGGCGTCCACGTGGTGATGGGCCAGATCCTCAACGCGCGCGGCCGCTTCGGCGCGATGATGTGGACGCCGGTCCTGAACAACATCGTCATCATCGTGACGCTCGGCATGTTCCTGTGGGTGTACGGCACCGCCGAGCACTCCGGCATGTCGGTCACCAGCATCCCGCCGGAGGGCCAGCGGCTCCTCGGCATCGGTGTCCTGCTCGGTCTGGTCGTCCAGTCCCTGGCGATGATCCCGTATCTGCGGGAGACCGGCTTCCGGCTGCGGCTGCGCTTCGACTGGCGTGGCCACGGCCTCGGCAAGGCCGCCGTGCTCGCCAAGTGGACCATTCTGTTCGTCCTCGCCAACCAGGCGGGCGCGCTCGTGGTCACCCAGCTGTCCACGGCCGCCGGATTCGCCTCCGACGAAGACGGCACCGGCTTCGCCGCCTACGCCAACGCCCAGCTGATCTGGGGCCTGCCGCAGGCCATCATCACCGTGTCCCTGATGGCCGCCCTGCTGCCGCGCATCTCGCGTTCGGCGGCGGAGGACGATCCGGGCGCCGTGCGCGACGACATCTCCCAGGGCCTGCGCACGACAGCCGTGGCGATCGTGCCGCTCGCCTTCGGCTTCGTGGCGCTCGGCATCCCGATGTGCACCCTGATGTTCGGCTCCTCGGGCACGAGCGAGGCCACCAACATGGGCTACATGCTGATGGCCTTCGGCCTCGGCCTGATCCCCTACTCGGTCCAGTACGTCGTGCTGCGCGCCTTCTACGCCTACGAGGACACCCGCACCCCCTTCTACAACACCGTCATCGTGGCCGCGTGCAACGCGGGTGCGTCGGTGCTCTGCTTCCTCGTGCTGCCGGCCCGCTGGGCCGTGGTCGGCATGGCCGCCTCGTACGGCCTGGCCTACGCGATCGGCGTCGGTGTCGCGTGGAGCCGACTGCGCAAGCGGCTCGGCGGCGACCTCGACGGCACCCGGGTGATGCGGACGTACACCAGGCTCTGCATCGCCTCGGTGCCGGCGGCGCTGCTGAGCGGCTTGGCCTGCTACGGAGTGACCCTGACGCTCGGCCAGGGCGCACTGGGCTCCCTGGCCGCCCTGCTGGCCGGTGGAGCGGTACTGCTGGGCACCTTCTTCGTCGCCGCGCGCCGGATGCGCATCGACGAGCTCAACTCATTGGTCGGCATGGTTCGCGGGCGTCTGGGTCGCTGA